From Flavobacterium sp. 102, a single genomic window includes:
- a CDS encoding ATP-binding protein, producing MEFNISTNIVRDQSKDLNYVVTPNATKIFERIFSSENSANRSFTIIGNYGTGKSTFLWALEKNLLKKKIYFSTKANERYQSYQILKLIGDATSLTFAFQKALGLDTVSSSRDIIDALEKRRVAADKKKNGFVILIDEFGKFLEHINKNKKSNDLYLLQLVSEWANDLDKNAYFIITLHQNFISYSSSLDLVDRQEWEKIKGRFVELLFNEPVEQLLFFASKQLEKISIAATLKKDFASLNDAISKSHLVAFTQSGHGNLTERLYPLDWLSANMLVQSLQRYGQNERSLFSFLNEFEALKDTIANPFFNVTAVYDYLIQTLSSDIQNYSNPHRPQWLSSMRALERAELYFTDDYAVAAEIIKTICLVTIFGKAGGKFDKEFASIYLSLTTSYSSDFIRDSIEKLEQSGIIRFYKHSHKLNFLEGTDIDIEQELTNITKEIDANFSISEELGRLITFPVENAKRHSFLTGTPRYFEYRILNDLNDIRYAEGAIDGYINLIFNSKIKGKDVKRISSESQTNLFVLYKNSDAIYNEIFTINKYKLLLNKFVRDVNALKLLNEELQHHVNKLHWLVLQNLYNDAKENLWFYNGGSRTVQSRKELNSLLSEICDREFGDAPILKNELFNRENLSPQINTARKFLMRKVLEFENDALLGFEVSRFPPEKSIYLSLLKQSTIHREVDGVYQYAPPLEGTFTPLWTTCNAFLASAKSSKRNLGELYEVLKTKPFKLKKGFVEFWIPLFLIIKKEDYALFHETNGFVPYISEDVLDMIHKSAHNYSIKSYDVTGLNINLLEGYKEMVNVSEEGKGTQSTFLSIFGNFLRFYRSLNDYTINTKKLSDKAIKLREAIKTAKDPEDALFNQFPAALGFHSLSIKDDEEVLKNYTLHIQDAIRELRSCYDGLIDRVERTILESIDSKGQDFIAYKNNITNKLRSIDSSLLSTEQGIFFKRVFSPLDDRVSWLKSIADVALGKSIDKMIDEEEVLLMNNIKAFMTGLIKSSAIHEFNKLSSDKLVSFEFVSERGDLIKERIVIDSKVNGAYSGVKKELTEKLIILDTDKRKQLLFELLSLEMNTNL from the coding sequence ATGGAGTTTAATATATCCACCAACATCGTACGCGATCAAAGTAAGGATTTGAATTATGTAGTGACTCCTAATGCCACTAAGATATTTGAACGAATTTTTAGTAGTGAGAACAGTGCTAATAGGTCTTTTACGATTATAGGTAATTATGGTACCGGTAAGTCTACTTTTTTATGGGCTCTTGAAAAGAATCTTCTGAAAAAGAAAATTTATTTCAGCACTAAAGCCAATGAAAGATACCAATCGTATCAAATTTTAAAGCTTATAGGTGATGCTACGAGTTTGACCTTTGCCTTTCAGAAAGCCTTAGGGCTTGACACTGTTTCGTCCTCAAGAGATATTATTGATGCGCTTGAAAAACGCAGGGTTGCTGCTGATAAAAAAAAGAATGGCTTTGTCATCTTAATTGATGAGTTTGGAAAATTCCTAGAGCATATCAATAAAAACAAGAAGAGCAATGATTTGTATCTTTTACAGTTAGTTTCTGAATGGGCCAATGACCTTGATAAAAACGCTTATTTTATCATCACACTTCATCAAAATTTTATTTCTTATTCCTCGTCGTTAGATCTTGTTGATAGACAGGAATGGGAAAAAATTAAAGGAAGGTTTGTTGAGCTATTGTTTAATGAACCTGTTGAGCAGTTATTGTTTTTTGCCAGTAAGCAACTTGAGAAAATCAGTATAGCTGCAACCTTAAAGAAAGATTTTGCTTCATTAAATGACGCCATTTCAAAATCACATTTGGTAGCCTTCACTCAAAGTGGACACGGTAATCTTACCGAGAGGTTGTATCCGCTTGATTGGCTGTCTGCTAATATGCTAGTACAATCACTTCAACGTTATGGACAAAATGAAAGGTCTTTGTTTTCGTTTCTGAATGAGTTTGAAGCGTTAAAAGATACAATAGCGAATCCTTTTTTTAATGTAACCGCTGTTTATGATTATTTGATTCAGACTCTTTCGAGTGATATACAAAATTATAGTAATCCACACCGACCACAGTGGTTGTCTTCTATGAGGGCACTAGAGCGCGCAGAGTTGTACTTTACTGACGATTATGCAGTAGCTGCCGAAATTATTAAGACTATTTGTTTGGTTACTATTTTTGGTAAAGCCGGTGGGAAATTTGACAAAGAGTTTGCCTCCATTTACCTCTCTCTTACGACTTCTTATTCCTCTGATTTTATCAGGGATTCTATTGAAAAACTTGAGCAATCAGGTATTATAAGATTTTACAAGCACAGTCATAAGCTTAACTTTTTAGAAGGGACTGATATTGATATAGAGCAGGAGTTGACTAATATCACCAAGGAGATTGATGCTAATTTTTCGATATCCGAAGAACTAGGGAGGTTGATAACGTTTCCAGTTGAAAATGCAAAACGTCATTCTTTTTTAACCGGAACCCCTAGGTATTTTGAATATCGGATTTTGAATGATTTGAACGATATACGTTATGCCGAAGGCGCTATTGATGGGTATATCAATCTTATCTTTAATTCGAAAATTAAAGGCAAAGATGTTAAGAGAATCTCTTCGGAATCGCAGACTAATCTCTTTGTGCTTTATAAAAATTCGGATGCAATTTATAATGAGATATTCACTATCAATAAATATAAGCTTCTGTTAAACAAGTTTGTTAGGGATGTAAATGCCTTAAAGCTACTTAACGAAGAATTGCAGCATCATGTAAATAAATTACATTGGCTTGTATTGCAAAACCTTTATAATGATGCCAAAGAGAATTTATGGTTCTATAATGGCGGTTCCAGAACTGTGCAATCCCGCAAAGAACTGAACAGCCTGTTGTCTGAAATTTGCGACCGAGAATTTGGTGATGCTCCTATATTAAAAAATGAGTTGTTTAATCGGGAAAATCTTAGTCCTCAGATTAATACGGCGCGTAAATTCTTGATGCGTAAAGTGCTGGAATTTGAAAATGATGCTTTATTGGGTTTTGAAGTTAGTAGATTTCCTCCTGAAAAATCTATTTATTTGAGTTTGCTGAAGCAATCAACAATACATCGAGAAGTAGATGGTGTTTATCAATATGCACCGCCGCTTGAAGGTACTTTTACTCCCTTGTGGACTACCTGTAATGCTTTTCTAGCCTCTGCTAAATCTTCTAAAAGAAATTTAGGGGAGCTTTATGAAGTGCTTAAAACGAAACCTTTCAAATTGAAAAAGGGATTTGTTGAGTTTTGGATACCTTTATTTTTGATTATCAAAAAAGAGGATTATGCTTTGTTTCATGAGACTAATGGTTTCGTACCTTACATTTCTGAGGATGTATTGGATATGATTCATAAATCCGCTCACAACTATTCGATAAAAAGCTATGATGTAACCGGGTTGAATATTAATTTATTGGAAGGCTATAAAGAGATGGTTAATGTAAGTGAGGAAGGTAAGGGTACTCAAAGCACCTTTTTATCCATCTTTGGCAATTTCTTGCGTTTTTACCGAAGTTTAAACGACTATACGATTAATACCAAAAAATTATCAGATAAAGCTATAAAACTACGGGAAGCTATTAAGACCGCTAAAGACCCAGAAGATGCCTTATTTAATCAGTTTCCGGCTGCGCTAGGATTTCATAGTCTTTCCATTAAGGATGATGAAGAAGTTTTGAAAAATTATACTCTTCATATTCAAGATGCTATTCGTGAATTGAGAAGCTGTTACGATGGATTGATTGACAGGGTTGAACGCACTATATTAGAATCCATCGACAGCAAAGGGCAGGACTTTATTGCTTATAAAAACAATATCACTAATAAACTAAGAAGTATTGATTCAAGTTTATTAAGTACCGAACAAGGCATCTTTTTTAAGCGGGTATTTTCGCCTTTAGATGATAGGGTTTCTTGGTTAAAGTCGATTGCTGATGTGGCTTTGGGCAAGTCTATTGATAAAATGATTGATGAAGAAGAGGTGTTGTTGATGAACAATATTAAAGCATTTATGACCGGGTTGATTAAATCTTCGGCAATCCATGAGTTTAATAAGCTCAGTAGTGATAAATTGGTTTCTTTTGAATTTGTCTCTGAGCGTGGCGATTTGATAAAAGAAAGAATAGTGATTGACTCCAAAGTGAATGGCGCTTATTCGGGTGTCAAAAAAGAACTGACTGAAAAATTAATTATTTTAGATACTGATAAGCGTAAGCAATTGCTTTTTGAATTATTGTCATTAGAAATGAATACTAATCTATAG
- a CDS encoding DUF4007 family protein, with the protein MHTLKFSGHDTFHCRQQWLLKGVELINNQELNGFHNLEESILNLGVGKNMVQAIQYWMKAFGLINNEKHLTEIADILFVQNGGFDKYLEDEGTLWLLQYLLCKQQEASIFKLIFTDYARERISSEFDERQILNFLKLKIAETSNRETSESTLQSDFKVFTQSYFSGIRTAKSLEDDFNSPLIELNLISAVNRGNGLTTYKLNKEDRVTFPSEIFGYCLVDLFGNDAAVNFKDIRDTLGSYFVLTNEGLEVVIDRLRSKYPEFIYNEDAGTRQLQLKIENEDFKLRLLQNYYGV; encoded by the coding sequence ATGCATACATTAAAATTTTCGGGTCATGATACCTTTCATTGTCGACAACAGTGGTTGTTGAAAGGTGTAGAACTTATTAATAATCAAGAACTTAATGGATTTCATAATCTCGAAGAATCTATCTTGAATTTAGGGGTTGGTAAAAATATGGTTCAAGCTATTCAATATTGGATGAAGGCTTTCGGACTTATTAATAATGAAAAACACCTAACAGAAATCGCTGATATACTTTTTGTGCAAAATGGTGGTTTTGATAAGTATTTAGAAGACGAGGGCACGTTGTGGCTATTGCAGTATCTTCTTTGTAAACAGCAGGAAGCCAGTATTTTTAAATTGATTTTTACGGATTATGCAAGGGAACGTATTAGCAGTGAGTTTGATGAAAGGCAAATTTTAAATTTTCTTAAATTAAAAATTGCTGAGACCAGTAATCGAGAAACAAGCGAGAGTACCTTGCAGTCTGATTTTAAGGTCTTTACACAAAGTTATTTTTCCGGTATCAGAACTGCTAAATCCTTGGAGGATGATTTTAATTCTCCCTTGATTGAATTGAATCTAATTTCAGCGGTTAACAGAGGAAATGGTCTTACTACTTATAAGTTGAATAAAGAGGATAGGGTGACTTTTCCTAGTGAGATTTTTGGGTATTGTTTGGTTGATTTGTTTGGAAATGATGCTGCTGTCAACTTTAAAGATATCAGGGATACTTTGGGGTCTTATTTTGTTTTAACGAATGAAGGACTTGAGGTTGTAATTGATAGGCTGCGTTCTAAGTATCCTGAGTTTATTTACAATGAGGATGCCGGAACCCGACAGCTTCAATTGAAAATTGAGAATGAAGATTTTAAATTAAGATTATTGCAAAATTATTATGGAGTTTAA
- a CDS encoding cold-shock protein, with the protein MNEGTIKFYNEAKGFGFITPSNGGADLFVHATGLNGQVRENDKVSYEVTDGQKGPTATNVNVI; encoded by the coding sequence ATGAACGAAGGAACCATTAAATTTTACAATGAAGCCAAAGGCTTCGGATTTATTACGCCAAGCAATGGCGGAGCAGACTTATTTGTACATGCAACCGGTCTTAACGGCCAAGTGCGTGAAAACGACAAAGTGTCTTATGAGGTAACGGACGGTCAAAAAGGGCCAACCGCAACCAATGTAAACGTTATCTAA
- a CDS encoding DUF6088 family protein has translation MNKLEELKKHLKRGKVYRRADLSKWSKSVDRHLEELVQEGTLQKLSQGVYFYPELTVFGEAPPEEEVLVRSFLKDTRFLLTSFNAYNALGVGTTQLYNTKTVYNHKRHGEFKLGGVTFTFKRKPHFPLKATPEFLLVDLLNNLDQLAEDPNEVVSRVCFKAKTMDAKKLRNSLRDYGSIKAKKLLEPVLSA, from the coding sequence ATGAATAAGTTAGAGGAATTAAAAAAACATTTAAAACGGGGTAAAGTATACCGTCGGGCTGATTTGTCCAAGTGGTCAAAATCAGTTGACCGTCACCTTGAGGAATTGGTTCAGGAAGGAACCTTGCAAAAGCTTTCACAGGGTGTATACTTTTATCCGGAGTTAACCGTCTTTGGAGAAGCACCTCCCGAAGAGGAAGTATTGGTACGCTCATTCCTCAAAGACACACGTTTCTTGCTTACTTCCTTTAATGCTTACAATGCTTTAGGTGTTGGAACCACACAGCTTTACAACACCAAAACCGTGTACAACCACAAGCGCCATGGTGAGTTTAAGCTCGGTGGAGTGACTTTTACTTTTAAAAGAAAGCCTCATTTCCCTCTTAAAGCTACGCCTGAATTCCTATTGGTAGACTTACTGAATAACCTGGACCAACTTGCAGAAGACCCAAACGAAGTAGTATCAAGAGTGTGTTTCAAGGCAAAAACAATGGATGCGAAAAAATTAAGAAATTCACTCCGCGACTACGGTAGCATCAAAGCAAAAAAACTGTTGGAACCGGTTCTATCCGCATAA
- a CDS encoding nucleotidyl transferase AbiEii/AbiGii toxin family protein, with amino-acid sequence MHVLYGLKKQGYQFELKGGTSLSKGYGIIHRFSEDIDIHIKPPAEMAINENPNNNNPNNIQKRKGFYDGLAKDIKIDGVISVIRDEAFDDPKQYRSGGIRLHYESSSDAVEGVKEGILLEVGFDTVTPNNPITISSWAYDKAVEQKVDIIDNRAVDIACYHIGYTFVEKLQTIATKFRQEQEDGEERQNLMRQYYDVYGLLGDQQVQQFIDTNEYQEHKIARFPPKDYETPITENEAFLLNNPELRERFKERYKKTAALYYKGQPDFNEMITEIGKWVGKL; translated from the coding sequence ATGCATGTCTTGTACGGACTAAAAAAACAAGGATATCAATTTGAACTCAAAGGAGGTACTTCCCTATCCAAAGGATACGGAATCATACACCGCTTTTCTGAGGATATCGACATCCATATCAAGCCACCGGCAGAAATGGCAATAAATGAAAATCCTAACAACAATAACCCAAATAACATTCAAAAAAGAAAAGGTTTTTATGATGGACTGGCTAAGGATATAAAAATTGACGGAGTCATATCAGTTATACGGGACGAAGCTTTTGACGACCCAAAACAATACCGCAGCGGTGGCATAAGATTACATTATGAAAGCAGTTCTGATGCTGTTGAGGGTGTCAAGGAAGGAATTTTACTGGAAGTAGGATTTGATACAGTAACACCAAACAACCCCATAACGATATCATCTTGGGCCTATGATAAGGCCGTAGAACAAAAAGTAGATATAATTGACAATCGGGCGGTTGACATCGCCTGTTACCATATTGGCTACACCTTTGTCGAAAAATTGCAGACAATAGCAACCAAATTCAGGCAGGAACAGGAAGATGGAGAAGAGCGCCAAAATTTGATGCGCCAGTACTACGATGTATACGGTTTACTTGGTGACCAGCAGGTACAGCAGTTCATTGATACAAACGAATATCAGGAACACAAAATCGCACGTTTTCCACCCAAAGACTACGAGACCCCTATTACCGAAAACGAAGCTTTCTTACTGAACAACCCGGAATTGAGGGAACGATTTAAGGAGCGCTATAAAAAGACTGCCGCACTATATTATAAAGGCCAGCCCGATTTTAATGAAATGATTACCGAGATTGGCAAATGGGTCGGAAAGCTATAG
- a CDS encoding cold-shock protein — translation MNEGTIKFYNEAKGFGFITPSNGGADLFVHATGLNGQVRENDKVSYEVSNGQKGPTATNVNVI, via the coding sequence ATGAACGAAGGAACCATTAAATTTTACAATGAAGCCAAAGGCTTCGGATTTATTACGCCAAGCAATGGCGGAGCAGACTTATTTGTACATGCAACCGGTCTTAATGGCCAAGTGCGTGAAAACGACAAAGTGTCTTATGAGGTATCAAACGGCCAAAAAGGACCAACCGCAACCAATGTAAACGTTATCTAA
- a CDS encoding carboxypeptidase-like regulatory domain-containing protein, whose amino-acid sequence MNKNLAIRIALVFFSAFMISCASKKMTAKNQSTAAGDVVLKEPLEQLQQAQQQQQIITLKGIIVDDLGKVLPGVTISVPGKLQGTVSDFNGHFEIKVAKNSKVEISNIGYANFTLVAQDYKDLKLVFSDTAVVARFYCKNHNAAHSATTREQMDRLTNTQQCVFF is encoded by the coding sequence ATGAATAAAAATTTAGCCATTAGAATAGCCCTAGTCTTTTTTTCGGCTTTCATGATTTCTTGTGCTTCAAAAAAAATGACCGCTAAAAATCAAAGTACTGCCGCTGGTGATGTTGTATTAAAAGAACCTTTGGAACAGCTACAACAAGCACAGCAACAGCAGCAAATTATAACCTTAAAAGGTATTATAGTTGACGACTTAGGCAAAGTATTGCCCGGTGTGACAATATCTGTTCCGGGAAAACTACAGGGAACTGTTAGCGATTTTAATGGTCATTTTGAGATAAAGGTAGCTAAAAATTCAAAAGTTGAAATTAGTAACATTGGTTATGCCAATTTTACTTTAGTTGCTCAAGATTATAAAGACCTTAAACTTGTTTTTTCTGATACTGCTGTCGTTGCCCGTTTTTACTGTAAAAACCATAATGCGGCGCATTCGGCTACAACCCGAGAACAAATGGATCGATTGACAAACACCCAACAATGTGTATTCTTTTAA